In Streptomyces violaceusniger Tu 4113, one DNA window encodes the following:
- a CDS encoding DUF397 domain-containing protein, giving the protein MREPCISGRDGGWFKSSYSGAGNTECVETAFRRSMTAVRDSKNPDGPMLGFSSGAWEEFIAAVQRKYLN; this is encoded by the coding sequence ATGCGCGAGCCCTGCATATCCGGCAGAGACGGTGGCTGGTTCAAGTCCTCCTACAGCGGTGCTGGCAACACCGAGTGCGTGGAGACCGCCTTCCGGCGGAGCATGACCGCCGTGCGGGACTCAAAAAATCCGGACGGACCCATGCTCGGGTTCTCAAGCGGTGCCTGGGAAGAATTCATCGCGGCCGTGCAGCGCAAGTACCTGAACTGA
- a CDS encoding NgoMIV family type II restriction endonuclease → MAAPDWLRELLAWKSSANQKVIDVCDEPWAPNISDVDNKTSLHIAKSVLDDLGVSRKVSANSSDAKEESRGTALENAVNDQLVSELPSLEPNRAWAVGRGKDVRNFQQYKHLDGLRTLLAENPSLRVALGTDYQIAPDVTVALDVPGHPLHAVVSCKWTLRSDRAQNVRHEFNLLVRSRRGRTPHLVAVTTEPLPSRLASLTRGTGEIDAVYHLAFEETQAAVQAWGTVQHKKSEPTQLELWREMTEQNRLKDYNDLAGDLARL, encoded by the coding sequence ATGGCGGCACCGGATTGGCTTCGCGAACTCCTCGCTTGGAAGAGCTCAGCCAACCAAAAGGTGATCGATGTCTGTGATGAGCCCTGGGCTCCAAACATCTCGGACGTAGACAACAAAACCAGCCTGCACATCGCAAAATCCGTGCTCGATGACCTGGGAGTTAGTCGCAAGGTTTCTGCGAACTCATCCGATGCCAAGGAGGAAAGCAGGGGAACCGCACTCGAAAACGCCGTTAATGATCAACTTGTCTCTGAGCTGCCCAGCCTTGAGCCGAATAGGGCCTGGGCAGTAGGGCGCGGGAAAGACGTCAGGAACTTTCAGCAGTATAAGCACCTTGACGGGCTGCGCACGCTTCTTGCTGAGAACCCGAGCCTGCGTGTGGCACTCGGAACTGACTATCAAATTGCTCCCGATGTGACCGTGGCACTCGACGTACCTGGTCATCCGCTCCACGCGGTGGTCTCCTGTAAATGGACACTGCGGTCAGACCGCGCGCAGAACGTCCGGCACGAGTTCAACCTTCTAGTGCGGTCCCGCCGGGGGCGGACGCCACACTTGGTCGCAGTTACAACAGAGCCACTACCGAGTCGCCTGGCTTCGCTAACGCGTGGGACTGGCGAGATAGACGCCGTCTACCACCTCGCCTTCGAAGAGACGCAGGCTGCGGTCCAGGCATGGGGAACAGTCCAGCACAAGAAGAGCGAGCCCACTCAACTTGAACTGTGGCGGGAGATGACTGAACAGAACCGGCTGAAGGACTACAACGACTTGGCTGGAGATCTTGCGCGACTGTGA
- a CDS encoding DUF6227 family protein, producing MGHSRADGTPAELMDGLLARAQNGFEIGEAVLDQARSALMHQSELRSCRQCNERCGQLGYSTYRHVFLLPDGSSLLLWELEHNTGEGGRPLYELYADEEALTLAERRVHDRLGGARWEELDGLPLWLPDQLLHTAEPLESSRAYVADNSADHARRVLRRAENPDRPGEETERLLTTAFAHDIALAPKPRRRSGGPDATWCRFYEHAFLLAGGDEVVLWELEHNLTRDGRLVCEVYLDEVSAELAADRHARALGVDL from the coding sequence ATGGGGCACTCACGAGCGGACGGGACCCCGGCCGAGCTGATGGACGGGCTGCTGGCCCGTGCGCAGAACGGCTTCGAGATCGGCGAGGCGGTGCTGGACCAGGCGCGGAGCGCCCTGATGCACCAGTCCGAGCTGCGGTCCTGCCGACAGTGCAATGAGCGGTGCGGCCAGCTTGGCTACAGCACCTACCGGCATGTCTTCCTGCTCCCCGACGGCAGCAGCCTGCTGCTGTGGGAACTGGAGCACAACACCGGCGAGGGCGGTCGCCCGCTGTACGAGCTCTACGCGGACGAGGAAGCCCTGACGCTGGCCGAGCGCCGCGTCCATGATCGCCTCGGCGGCGCCCGCTGGGAGGAGCTCGACGGGTTACCGCTGTGGCTGCCGGACCAGTTGCTGCACACGGCCGAGCCCCTGGAGAGCTCCCGTGCGTATGTGGCCGACAATTCGGCCGACCATGCCCGTCGTGTCCTGCGCCGCGCGGAGAACCCCGACCGCCCGGGCGAGGAGACCGAGCGGCTGCTGACGACCGCGTTCGCCCATGACATCGCCCTCGCGCCCAAGCCCCGGCGCCGCTCCGGCGGCCCCGACGCGACCTGGTGCCGCTTCTATGAGCACGCCTTCCTGCTCGCGGGAGGGGACGAGGTCGTGCTGTGGGAGCTGGAGCACAATCTCACCCGGGACGGACGGCTGGTGTGCGAGGTGTACCTCGACGAGGTCTCGGCGGAGCTGGCGGCGGACCGTCACGCCCGCGCGCTCGGCGTCGACCTCTGA
- a CDS encoding aldo/keto reductase: MADNTQKIGDLSVFPFSLGGNVFGWTADEAESFRVLDAFVAAGGNFIDTADVYSAWVPGNEGGESETILGNWFASRGNRSDVVLATKVGGGSPEPRGLTSSAIKSGVEESLQRLRTDYIDLYYTHYDDPSVPVEEIISTLDELVGEGKIREIAASNVSAERLEALLTFSTQESLARYVALQPHYNLVSRDTFEGELADVAARHHLATIPYYSLASGFLTGKYRPGTAIDSPRSSGAAQHLETERGQKVLAALDDVAANHATEPTTVALAWLLAQPTVAAPLASARSVDQLPPLLASVDLKLTQPELDLLTSASD, translated from the coding sequence ATGGCTGACAACACACAGAAGATCGGCGATCTGTCCGTTTTCCCGTTCTCTCTCGGCGGGAACGTCTTCGGCTGGACCGCCGACGAGGCCGAGTCCTTCCGCGTACTCGACGCCTTCGTGGCGGCGGGCGGCAATTTCATCGACACCGCCGACGTCTACTCCGCGTGGGTGCCGGGCAACGAGGGCGGCGAGTCCGAGACCATCCTCGGCAACTGGTTCGCCTCCCGGGGCAACCGCTCCGACGTCGTCCTCGCCACCAAGGTGGGCGGCGGTTCCCCGGAGCCGCGCGGTCTGACCTCGTCCGCCATCAAATCGGGCGTCGAGGAATCCCTCCAGCGGCTGCGCACCGACTACATCGACCTCTACTACACCCACTACGACGATCCGTCGGTGCCGGTGGAGGAGATCATCAGCACCCTGGACGAGCTGGTCGGAGAGGGCAAGATCCGCGAGATCGCCGCGTCCAACGTCAGTGCGGAGCGCCTGGAGGCCCTGCTGACCTTCTCCACCCAGGAGAGCCTGGCCCGCTACGTCGCCCTCCAGCCGCACTACAACCTGGTCTCCCGCGACACCTTCGAGGGCGAGCTGGCCGACGTCGCCGCCCGCCACCACCTGGCGACCATCCCGTACTACTCCCTGGCGTCCGGCTTCCTGACCGGCAAGTACCGCCCGGGCACGGCGATCGACAGCCCCCGCTCCTCGGGCGCGGCCCAGCACCTGGAGACCGAGCGCGGCCAGAAGGTCCTCGCCGCTCTGGACGACGTCGCCGCCAACCACGCCACCGAGCCCACCACGGTCGCCCTCGCCTGGCTCCTCGCCCAGCCCACCGTCGCGGCCCCCCTCGCCAGCGCCCGCTCCGTCGACCAGCTCCCGCCCCTGCTGGCATCGGTCGACCTCAAGCTGACCCAGCCGGAACTGGACCTGCTGACCTCGGCGTCGGACTGA
- a CDS encoding right-handed parallel beta-helix repeat-containing protein produces the protein MRLAKTIRGLIPVMALAVSAWAVSAPASAEGKGGGGGAGEKAAPVPCGDVAALITAVSEANSSPLGGSVSLATGCVYTLGSAAYTGPNGADGLPLITRDVTISGTQATIRRSASAGDFRLAEIAPGGSLTVNGVTFSGGRATSGAGTDGGGMFDAGSLRLINATVTGNTASNIGGGVEVASGGSAVLSATDVTHNSAGDGGGIHVNTSATLSVSGGNISDNTADSSGGGVSNFGTTLLAAVTVARNRTTNFEGGGIATSAGDLTINGSRVAENTAGSFGGGIANMGSALRVLATTVSGNTATLNGGGLFQHAGTTQMIGDTVTGNTANGGQGGGIFTDGGTISLAATTVSGNNPNQCVPALAGC, from the coding sequence GTGCGACTCGCGAAAACGATCCGCGGATTGATCCCCGTCATGGCGCTGGCGGTATCGGCATGGGCGGTTTCCGCTCCGGCGTCCGCCGAAGGGAAGGGAGGCGGAGGAGGGGCGGGCGAGAAGGCGGCCCCGGTGCCCTGCGGGGACGTGGCGGCGCTGATCACCGCGGTGAGCGAGGCCAACAGCTCGCCATTGGGAGGCTCCGTCTCCCTGGCCACGGGGTGTGTGTACACGCTGGGTTCCGCGGCGTACACCGGCCCCAACGGTGCCGACGGACTGCCGCTCATCACCCGTGACGTGACCATCAGTGGGACCCAAGCGACCATCAGACGCAGTGCGTCCGCAGGCGACTTCCGGCTCGCGGAGATCGCGCCCGGTGGAAGCCTTACGGTCAACGGCGTGACCTTCTCGGGCGGCCGGGCGACCTCGGGGGCGGGCACCGACGGCGGTGGCATGTTCGACGCGGGCTCACTGAGGCTCATCAACGCCACGGTCACCGGCAACACCGCGAGCAACATCGGCGGTGGGGTCGAGGTAGCCTCGGGCGGTTCAGCGGTGCTTTCGGCCACGGATGTGACGCACAATTCCGCGGGGGACGGCGGCGGCATCCACGTCAATACGTCGGCCACCCTCAGCGTCTCGGGCGGCAACATTTCCGACAACACCGCGGACAGCTCGGGCGGCGGCGTCAGTAACTTCGGAACGACGCTGCTGGCCGCCGTCACGGTCGCGCGGAACAGGACCACCAACTTCGAGGGCGGCGGCATCGCCACCTCGGCCGGAGATCTCACGATCAACGGCAGCCGGGTCGCCGAGAACACCGCCGGCAGTTTCGGTGGCGGTATCGCCAATATGGGCAGCGCACTGCGCGTGCTGGCCACCACCGTGTCCGGGAATACCGCCACGCTGAACGGCGGTGGGCTGTTCCAGCACGCGGGCACGACACAAATGATCGGCGACACGGTCACCGGTAATACGGCCAATGGCGGCCAGGGCGGAGGCATCTTCACCGACGGCGGCACGATCTCGCTCGCCGCGACCACGGTCTCCGGGAACAACCCGAACCAGTGCGTACCGGCTCTCGCGGGATGCTGA
- a CDS encoding DEAD/DEAH box helicase, with amino-acid sequence MSVSTDHAVMPAVDEPSDLTVPAEPFERDERDEQAEPADQTVSPASSEQTATEAPETPKAPDITFADLGLPEQIVRKLAQNGVTTPFPIQAATIPDAMAGKDILGRGRTGSGKTLSFGLPLLTTLAGGHTEKKRPRGLILTPTRELAMQVSDALQPYGDILGLKLKVVCGGTSMGNQIYALERGVDILVATPGRLRDIIDRGAATLDKVQVAVLDEADQMADMGFLPEVTEILDLVPQGGQRLLFSATLENEIDSLVKRYLVDPVTHEVDSAQGAVTTMTHHVLVVKPKDKAPVTAAIAARKGRTIIFVRTQLGCDRVAEQLCDAGVRADALHGGMTQGARTRTLADFKDGYVNVLVATDVAARGIHVDGIDLVLNVDPAGDHKDYLHRSGRTARAGQSGTVVSLALPHQRRQIFRLMEDAGVDASRHIVGGGGAFDEDVAQITGARSLTEVQAEAASNAAKQAEREAQDLSRELERVQRRAVELREEADRLSARAARERGETVAPAEPAAEAGAETVAEAAVALPAQRTAEPATVPAVKAADAAEGAGDAEAPRRSSYDRRDNDRGGRSFDRRDSNDRDRGGFNRDRRDDRRDDRRDDRGGFNRDRRENDRGGRSFDRRDSNDRDRGGFNRDRRDDRGNFGRRDDRGGRPYERRDDRGGFSRDRRENDRGGRSFERRDHNHRGGDRPFNRDRRDDRPASRDDHRGGSTGGRSYERSGGSSFDRRADKPRWKRNG; translated from the coding sequence ATGTCCGTTTCCACTGATCACGCCGTCATGCCCGCTGTCGACGAGCCGAGCGACCTGACCGTTCCGGCCGAGCCGTTCGAACGGGACGAGCGCGACGAGCAGGCTGAGCCTGCCGACCAGACGGTGTCACCGGCGTCCTCCGAGCAAACCGCCACGGAAGCCCCCGAGACCCCTAAGGCGCCCGACATCACTTTCGCCGACCTCGGCCTCCCCGAACAGATCGTCCGCAAGCTGGCGCAGAACGGCGTGACCACGCCCTTCCCGATCCAGGCGGCGACCATCCCCGACGCCATGGCCGGGAAGGACATCCTCGGCCGCGGCCGTACCGGCTCCGGCAAGACCCTCTCGTTCGGTCTTCCGCTGCTGACCACGCTGGCCGGCGGACACACCGAGAAGAAGCGACCCCGGGGCCTCATCCTGACCCCGACCCGCGAGCTGGCGATGCAGGTGAGCGACGCGCTGCAGCCTTACGGCGACATTCTCGGCCTCAAGCTCAAGGTCGTCTGCGGCGGCACCTCGATGGGCAATCAGATCTACGCGCTGGAGCGCGGTGTCGACATCCTCGTCGCCACCCCGGGCCGGCTGCGCGACATCATCGACCGCGGCGCCGCGACCCTCGACAAGGTCCAGGTCGCCGTCCTCGACGAGGCCGACCAGATGGCCGACATGGGCTTCCTGCCCGAGGTCACCGAGATCCTCGACCTGGTGCCGCAGGGCGGCCAGCGGCTGCTGTTCTCCGCGACGCTGGAGAACGAGATCGACAGCCTGGTCAAGCGCTACCTGGTCGACCCGGTCACCCACGAGGTCGACTCGGCACAGGGCGCGGTCACCACGATGACCCACCACGTGCTCGTCGTGAAGCCGAAGGACAAGGCCCCGGTCACCGCCGCCATCGCGGCGCGCAAGGGCCGCACCATCATCTTCGTACGGACTCAGCTGGGCTGCGACCGCGTCGCCGAGCAGCTGTGCGACGCGGGCGTGCGCGCCGACGCGCTGCACGGCGGCATGACGCAGGGCGCCCGCACCCGCACGCTGGCCGACTTCAAGGACGGGTACGTCAATGTGCTCGTCGCCACGGACGTCGCCGCGCGCGGTATCCACGTCGACGGCATCGACCTGGTGCTGAACGTGGACCCGGCCGGCGACCACAAGGACTATCTGCACCGCTCCGGCCGTACGGCCCGGGCGGGCCAGAGCGGCACCGTCGTCTCGCTGGCCCTGCCGCACCAGCGCCGTCAGATCTTCCGGCTGATGGAGGACGCGGGCGTCGACGCCTCCCGTCACATCGTCGGCGGCGGCGGTGCGTTCGACGAGGACGTGGCCCAGATCACGGGCGCGCGTTCGCTCACCGAGGTGCAGGCGGAGGCGGCCTCGAACGCCGCCAAGCAGGCCGAGCGCGAGGCGCAGGACCTCAGCCGGGAGCTGGAGCGGGTGCAGCGGCGCGCGGTCGAGCTCCGCGAGGAGGCCGACCGGCTGTCCGCGCGGGCTGCGCGCGAGCGCGGCGAGACCGTGGCACCGGCGGAGCCCGCGGCCGAGGCCGGGGCGGAGACGGTGGCCGAGGCCGCTGTGGCGCTGCCGGCGCAGCGTACGGCGGAGCCCGCGACCGTGCCCGCGGTGAAGGCCGCGGACGCCGCCGAGGGTGCGGGTGACGCCGAGGCGCCGCGCCGCTCCTCGTACGACCGTCGGGACAACGACCGGGGTGGCCGTTCCTTCGACCGTCGGGATAGCAACGACCGCGACCGTGGCGGCTTCAACCGGGACCGCCGTGACGACCGTCGTGACGACCGCCGTGACGACCGAGGCGGCTTCAACCGCGACCGTCGGGAAAACGACCGGGGTGGCCGTTCCTTCGACCGTCGGGACAGCAACGACCGCGACCGTGGCGGCTTCAACCGCGACCGCCGTGACGACCGTGGCAACTTCGGACGGCGGGACGACCGTGGCGGCCGTCCGTACGAGCGCCGTGACGACCGTGGCGGCTTCAGCCGCGACCGTCGGGAGAACGACCGTGGCGGCCGTTCCTTCGAGCGCCGCGACCACAACCACCGTGGCGGGGACCGTCCGTTCAACCGCGACCGTCGCGACGACCGCCCGGCCAGCCGTGACGATCACCGGGGCGGCTCCACCGGCGGCCGTTCGTACGAGCGCTCCGGCGGCTCGTCCTTCGACCGGCGCGCCGACAAGCCGCGCTGGAAGCGCAACGGCTGA
- a CDS encoding M23 family metallopeptidase produces MASNRSALDEAPYRTRGGGLGTATAYGPGFDAGGGMSSGDGHFAPDDRYLDADGHAFEGPGAGFETEPWEEWNPTEESIAPVRGRHRVAKQRGGTMARSGAVLGVGVIAAVGAGGMASAKDRPKPPISMPDLGQVADEVKASLPAAKDLPGIGSWTSDDSSGPQTAAAPLSQAGLTSEDEQRGTTDAGEALRARILQQAENQQNSADEDSRTAAAKAAAAKASDQAAEVAAQRKAKAEAEKKAAEQRAKEAAEKKAAAERQARLAAAYTLPVGSYTLTASFGQAGDIWSADHTGQDFAAPTGTPAKAVHGGTITQAGWAGSYGYRIVLTLSDGTEIWYCHLSSMVVTSGKVTAGDVIGRVGATGNVTGPHLHLEVRPGGGSPIDPMPWLRQHGMNP; encoded by the coding sequence GTGGCGTCCAACAGGTCTGCCCTGGACGAAGCCCCGTATCGCACACGGGGAGGCGGTTTGGGGACCGCCACCGCCTACGGCCCCGGCTTTGACGCCGGCGGCGGGATGAGCTCCGGGGACGGCCACTTCGCCCCCGACGATCGGTACCTGGACGCGGATGGGCACGCGTTCGAGGGCCCGGGTGCCGGATTCGAGACCGAGCCCTGGGAGGAGTGGAACCCCACCGAGGAGTCCATCGCTCCCGTACGCGGCCGGCACCGCGTGGCCAAGCAGCGCGGCGGGACCATGGCGCGCAGCGGCGCCGTCCTCGGGGTCGGCGTGATCGCGGCGGTCGGTGCGGGCGGTATGGCCAGCGCCAAGGACCGTCCCAAGCCGCCCATTTCCATGCCTGATCTCGGCCAGGTCGCCGATGAGGTCAAAGCCAGCCTGCCCGCCGCCAAGGACCTGCCCGGCATCGGCTCCTGGACGTCGGACGACAGCAGTGGCCCGCAGACGGCCGCCGCCCCCCTCTCCCAGGCCGGCCTGACCAGCGAGGACGAGCAGCGCGGCACCACCGACGCGGGCGAGGCGCTCCGCGCCCGCATCCTCCAGCAGGCCGAGAACCAGCAGAACTCGGCGGACGAGGACAGCCGCACCGCCGCGGCGAAGGCCGCCGCGGCGAAGGCGTCCGACCAGGCCGCGGAGGTGGCCGCCCAGCGGAAGGCCAAGGCCGAGGCGGAGAAGAAGGCCGCCGAGCAGCGGGCGAAGGAGGCGGCCGAGAAGAAGGCCGCGGCCGAGCGCCAGGCCAGGCTCGCCGCCGCGTACACCCTCCCCGTCGGCTCGTACACCCTGACGGCGAGCTTCGGCCAGGCGGGCGACATCTGGTCGGCCGATCACACCGGCCAGGACTTCGCCGCCCCGACCGGCACCCCGGCCAAGGCGGTGCACGGCGGCACCATCACCCAGGCGGGCTGGGCCGGTTCGTACGGCTACCGCATCGTGCTGACCCTCAGCGACGGCACCGAGATCTGGTACTGCCACCTGTCCTCGATGGTCGTCACCTCGGGCAAGGTGACGGCGGGCGACGTGATCGGCCGCGTCGGCGCCACCGGCAATGTCACCGGCCCGCACCTCCACCTCGAGGTCCGGCCGGGCGGCGGCTCGCCGATCGACCCGATGCCCTGGCTGCGCCAGCACGGGATGAATCCCTGA
- a CDS encoding metallophosphoesterase family protein: MAREPLRLLRATAQRARTAAVSPIRRFRRPSQTHSPAASPNAAAFDPSALDPTARPRPLVRAAGLAAVTVLGAWIGLLVVGSVHISVGPMDTRMALRPSLTGGTKINVAPLGALELDSHHAPLRLDVDVDRLDPIRSQALVDHPERLSGLQDEVATDVTRGTLGLAFRSCVAVVFGATALGLAVYGRPRRALAAGGLALTLLTASGGAVYATWNPNSVLEPRYSGLLSSAPSVVGNARSIVSDFDVYQRELARLVTNVTQLYEATSTLPAYQPDPTTMRVLHISDVHLNPAAWHIVESLVRQYRVSVIIDTGDTMDHGTAAENGFLDPVSDLGAPYVWVRGNHDSASTQRYLARRKGAHVVDNGEVINIAGLRIAGIGDPQFTPDRSSAAAGDAAEHSAGRRLAEAVRDRKATGAPVDIALAHNPIAARETDGTVPLALTGHVHHRRTEMLPGGTRLMTEGSTGGSGLRAVDDGTPDTVQASVLYLDRDTRRLQAWDEIDLGGLGLAKAEVSRHLPAENRPGATPTPTTP, from the coding sequence ATGGCCCGCGAACCGCTCCGGCTGCTCCGTGCCACCGCTCAGCGCGCACGTACCGCGGCCGTCTCCCCCATCCGCCGCTTCCGCCGCCCCTCGCAGACGCACTCCCCCGCCGCCTCCCCCAACGCCGCGGCGTTCGATCCCTCGGCGCTCGACCCCACCGCGCGCCCCCGCCCCCTCGTCCGCGCCGCCGGGCTGGCCGCCGTGACCGTCCTCGGCGCCTGGATCGGACTGCTGGTGGTCGGCAGCGTCCATATCTCCGTGGGTCCCATGGACACCCGGATGGCGCTGCGGCCGTCCCTCACCGGCGGCACCAAGATCAATGTGGCCCCGCTCGGCGCGCTCGAGCTGGACAGCCACCACGCCCCGCTCCGCCTGGACGTGGATGTGGACCGGCTCGACCCCATACGCTCCCAGGCCCTCGTCGACCACCCCGAGCGGCTCTCCGGCCTGCAGGACGAGGTCGCGACCGATGTCACCCGCGGCACCCTCGGCCTCGCGTTCCGCTCCTGCGTCGCCGTCGTCTTCGGCGCCACCGCGCTGGGCCTGGCGGTCTACGGCCGTCCGCGCCGGGCGCTGGCCGCCGGGGGGCTCGCGCTCACGCTGCTGACCGCCTCCGGGGGCGCCGTATACGCGACCTGGAACCCGAATTCCGTCCTGGAGCCGCGCTACTCCGGGCTGCTCTCCAGCGCCCCCTCGGTGGTCGGCAACGCGCGCAGCATCGTGAGCGATTTCGACGTGTATCAGCGGGAGTTGGCCCGGCTGGTGACCAATGTCACCCAGCTCTACGAGGCGACCTCGACGCTCCCCGCGTATCAGCCCGATCCGACCACCATGCGGGTGCTGCACATCTCGGACGTCCATCTCAATCCGGCCGCGTGGCACATCGTGGAATCGCTGGTGCGGCAGTACAGGGTCAGCGTGATCATCGACACGGGCGACACGATGGACCACGGCACCGCCGCCGAGAACGGCTTCCTCGACCCCGTCTCCGACCTCGGCGCCCCCTATGTCTGGGTGCGCGGCAACCACGACTCGGCCTCGACCCAGCGCTACCTCGCCCGGCGCAAGGGGGCGCATGTGGTGGACAACGGCGAGGTGATCAACATCGCCGGGCTGCGGATCGCGGGCATCGGCGATCCGCAGTTCACCCCCGACCGTTCCAGCGCGGCCGCCGGTGACGCGGCCGAGCACAGCGCCGGGCGGCGACTGGCCGAGGCGGTCCGGGACCGTAAGGCCACCGGCGCCCCGGTCGACATCGCCCTCGCCCACAACCCCATCGCCGCCCGGGAGACCGACGGCACGGTGCCGCTCGCCCTCACCGGTCATGTCCATCACCGCCGTACAGAGATGCTCCCCGGCGGCACCCGGCTGATGACAGAGGGGTCGACGGGCGGCAGCGGGCTGCGGGCGGTGGACGACGGCACACCGGACACGGTGCAGGCTTCGGTCCTCTATCTGGACCGGGACACGCGACGGCTCCAGGCGTGGGACGAGATCGATCTGGGCGGTCTGGGCCTGGCGAAGGCCGAGGTCAGCCGTCATCTGCCCGCCGAGAACCGCCCAGGGGCGACGCCGACACCCACCACTCCGTAA
- a CDS encoding metallopeptidase family protein — MLEMTREEFEELVAEALDRIPPELTRLMDNVAVFVEDEPSAEDPELLGLYEGTPLTDRGEWYAGVLPDRITVYRGPTLRMSETREDVVQETEVTVVHEIAHHFGIDDARLHALGYG; from the coding sequence GTGCTGGAGATGACGCGCGAGGAGTTCGAGGAACTGGTCGCCGAGGCGCTGGACCGGATTCCGCCGGAGCTGACACGCCTCATGGACAACGTCGCCGTGTTCGTGGAGGACGAGCCGTCGGCGGAGGATCCCGAGCTGCTCGGGCTCTACGAGGGGACGCCGCTCACCGACCGGGGTGAGTGGTACGCGGGCGTCCTGCCGGACCGGATCACGGTCTACCGGGGGCCGACGCTGCGGATGAGCGAGACGCGGGAGGACGTCGTCCAGGAGACCGAGGTGACCGTGGTTCATGAGATCGCGCATCACTTCGGGATCGACGACGCCCGGCTGCACGCGCTCGGCTACGGCTGA
- a CDS encoding PP2C family protein-serine/threonine phosphatase has product MRVRGSRARTGARTEWRTAWPRLSRPHAHRRHTRLHTLIDTGAAAGGASADGFTGPTAGPGPAEDEGKGPPGRRVARWVPVILLLGGVSFDLATPSGYTASPFFAAAPLAAAALLPLRQTLIMAVTAVLTTCLLAELHGVRDPTQAATEIVTVATVTVLAVAINRVVRRSYHRLASARGVAEAAQRAVLPAPPARLAGLEIAARYVPAEKYAAIGGDLYAVQDTPHGVRLIVGDVRGKGLQAVEVVAILLGCFREAAEQETTLEALVGRLERALRREGARRADLEVFEGFTTAVVAEIPRGDSILRLINRGHPAPLLIAEDGAVRALEPEASALPLGMGELAGWPDRVMELGFEEGETLLLFTDGVTEARDRDGEFYDPEKQLRGRRFADPQELLDVLVADVERHTGGETSDDMALLAVRRTPARGIGRGNGQGNGGNGQGDDRGNGLDDGGANRGGHTKDSGAPHRP; this is encoded by the coding sequence GTGCGGGTGCGAGGGAGCAGGGCTCGTACGGGCGCCCGTACGGAGTGGCGTACGGCCTGGCCCCGGCTGAGCCGCCCGCACGCCCACCGCCGCCACACCCGTCTGCACACGCTCATCGACACCGGCGCCGCGGCCGGTGGCGCCTCCGCCGACGGGTTCACCGGGCCCACCGCGGGACCTGGCCCGGCCGAGGATGAGGGCAAGGGGCCGCCGGGCCGCCGGGTGGCCCGCTGGGTTCCCGTCATCCTCCTCCTCGGCGGCGTCAGCTTCGACCTGGCCACCCCGTCCGGCTACACCGCCTCGCCCTTCTTCGCCGCCGCCCCCTTGGCCGCCGCGGCGCTCTTACCGCTGCGCCAGACCCTCATCATGGCCGTCACCGCCGTCCTCACGACCTGCCTGCTGGCGGAGCTGCATGGTGTGAGGGACCCGACCCAGGCGGCCACCGAGATCGTCACGGTTGCCACCGTGACCGTGCTGGCGGTGGCGATCAACCGTGTCGTACGCCGCAGCTACCACCGGCTCGCCTCGGCGCGCGGTGTCGCGGAGGCGGCCCAGCGCGCCGTCCTGCCCGCGCCGCCCGCCCGTCTCGCCGGGCTGGAGATCGCCGCGCGGTATGTACCGGCGGAGAAGTACGCGGCGATCGGCGGTGACCTGTACGCGGTCCAGGACACCCCGCACGGCGTACGGCTCATCGTCGGGGACGTACGCGGCAAGGGGCTGCAGGCCGTGGAGGTCGTGGCGATCCTCCTCGGCTGTTTCCGGGAGGCGGCGGAGCAGGAGACGACCCTGGAGGCGCTCGTGGGCCGCCTGGAGCGGGCGCTGCGGCGTGAGGGCGCCCGGCGGGCCGACCTGGAGGTGTTCGAGGGGTTCACGACGGCGGTGGTGGCCGAAATTCCGCGCGGCGACTCCATCCTGCGGCTGATCAACCGCGGCCATCCGGCGCCGCTGCTCATCGCGGAGGACGGCGCGGTGCGCGCCCTGGAGCCGGAGGCGTCGGCGCTGCCGCTGGGGATGGGGGAGTTGGCCGGGTGGCCGGACCGCGTGATGGAGCTGGGGTTCGAGGAGGGGGAGACGCTGCTGCTGTTCACGGACGGGGTGACGGAGGCCCGGGACCGCGACGGCGAGTTCTACGACCCGGAGAAGCAGCTACGCGGCCGCCGCTTCGCCGATCCGCAGGAGCTGCTGGACGTGTTGGTGGCCGATGTCGAGCGCCATACGGGCGGCGAGACGTCGGACGACATGGCGCTGCTGGCGGTCCGCCGGACCCCGGCCCGCGGGATCGGACGAGGGAACGGGCAGGGCAATGGGGGCAATGGTCAGGGGGACGACAGGGGCAACGGGCTCGACGACGGTGGTGCGAACCGCGGCGGCCATACGAAGGACAGCGGAGCCCCACACCGTCCGTAG